The Candidatus Obscuribacterales bacterium genome window below encodes:
- a CDS encoding acyltransferase, with product RSRVHLGQRVFIGSCTYLAGPGNIEIGDNCSIAAHCGIFANQHKFDDPSRGPNDQGLTWQGIVIENNCWIGHGVSILDGVRIGEGSVIGAGAVVTQTIPSYSIAVGVPARVIKRRSRQREPVSDNIKSG from the coding sequence AGCGCAGTCGAGTGCATCTTGGTCAGCGAGTATTTATTGGTTCCTGTACCTACTTAGCGGGGCCAGGCAATATTGAGATTGGCGATAATTGTTCGATCGCCGCCCACTGCGGAATATTTGCCAATCAGCACAAGTTCGATGATCCAAGCCGGGGACCCAATGATCAAGGGTTGACCTGGCAAGGGATTGTCATTGAGAACAACTGCTGGATCGGTCATGGAGTTTCTATCTTAGATGGTGTCAGGATTGGTGAGGGCAGCGTGATTGGTGCTGGCGCTGTGGTCACCCAAACAATCCCTAGCTACTCCATTGCTGTGGGGGTGCCAGCCAGGGTCATCAAGCGGCGAAGCCGCCAGCGTGAGCCGGTGAGCGACAATATTAAATCCGGTTGA